CTGGGCGAGCTGTTCGTCGCCGCGCGTGCGATCGCACGCGAGCAGGGGGTCGCCGAGGACGGTTACCGCGTCGTGGTGAACACCAATGCCGGTGCGGGTCAGACGGTATTTCACATTCACATGCATCTGCTGGGCGGGCGCGGTCTGCGCTGGCCGCCGGGGTGAGCGTACGATGGCAGGATCGCTGAAGGACCGGTTGCGCGAGGATCTGAACGTTGCGCGTCGCGCGCGTGACAAGGCGCGCACGCTCGTGCTCACGACCACGCTGTCGGAGGTGCGCAACCGGGAGATCGAGCTGGGGCGCGACGCGGAGGACGAGGACGTGCAGCAGGTCGTGCAGCGCGCGGTGAAGCGCCGGCGCGAGGCGGCCGAGCAGATGCGCGCGGGCAACCGCGAGGACCTCGCCCTGCGCGAGGACCAGGAGGCCGAGCTGCTCGCGAAGTACCTCCCGGCGCAGCTCTCGGAGGACGAGGTGCGCGAGCTGGTGCGCGCCGCGATCGCCGGCGGAGCGGACAACGTCGGGGCGGTCATGGGGCGAATCATGCCGAGTATCAAGGGTGTATTCGACGGCAGGGAAGCAAACCGGATCGTCAGGGAAGAGCTTGGCTGAGCGGCACCCGGCATCGACTCGCGCGCGTCCTGCCAGGCTGCGCGCAGCGATGCCGCCGCTGTGCACCCGCGCAGTGACACACTGCTCGACTGAAGCGCGCACGCATTGCCCGCCGCCGATCCGCACCAGCATCACCACATGAACGAACACGCACTCTCCGTCCTGCAGCTGCCCGAGACGCTCGGCGTCGTCGCGGGGTATGCGTCCAGTCCGCTGGGCGCGGAAGCAGTGCGTGCGCTCACGCCGTCCGACGCACTCGCCTGGATCGAGCCCGAGCTGCGGCGCGTGCACCAGATGGTGGGGTTCCTGCTGCGTATCGACGACTGGGCGGTGCCCGCACTTCCCGATCTGCGTGTCCCACTGAGGAAGCTCGCAGTCGAGGGCTCCGTCTGGGAGCCGGGCGCGCTCCGGGACGCGGTCGTCCTGCTGCGCAGCTCGCGCGAGACCAGGCGCGTGGTGCTGCAGCACGCGGACCACTTTCCCCTGCTGGCGGAGCTGGCGGGCCCGCTGCTCAGGCGCGAGGACCTCGAGGACGCGATCAGCAGCGCGATCGACGACGGTGGTGCAGTGCGTGACAGTGCGTCGCGCGAGCTGGCGCGGCTCCGTCGCGAGATCCGGGGTGCCCGCTCGCGCATCGTCGAGAAGCTCGAGCAGTACATGCAGTCGCTGCCGGCGCGCTTCCAGGTGACGGACGCGTCGGTGACGATCCGCGATGGCCGCTACGTGGTGCCCGTGCGGCGCGAGGCGCGTGCCGAGGTCGGTGGCCTGGTGCACGACGAGTCGGCAACCGGTGCAACGCTCTTCGTGGAGCCGCCGCTCGCGCTCGAGCTGATGAACCGGCTGCGCGAGCTGGAGATCGCGGAGGCACGCGAGGTCCAGCGCATCCTGCGCGAGCTGACGGACCGCATCCGGCCGCACCGGGCGGAGCTGGTCGCCACCCTCGAGGCGCTCGTCGCACTCGATTCGCTGTTCGCGCGCGCACGCTATGCGCTGAACGTGAACGGTGCGCGACCGACGATGCTGCCCGCGGGCACGGCGGAGTACCAGGTGGTGCGCGGATACCATCCGCTGCTGCGCGCGACCGGCGTCGACGTCGTGCCGTTCGACCTGCGCATGGAGAACGACGAGCGCACGCTCCTCGTGTCCGGCCCGAACACGGGCGGCAAGACCGTGCTGCTCAAGGCGGTGGGCCTGATCTCCGCACTCGCGCAGTGCGGCATCATCCCGCCCGTCGGGGAGGGCACGCGACTGCCGCTCTTCACGGACGTCTTCGCCGACATCGGCGACGAGCAGTCGATCGAGGCGAGCCTGTCCACGTTCTCGGCGCACCTCGTGAACCTGCGCGAGATCCTGGAGAGCGCGACCGCGCAGTCGCTCGTGCTGATCGACGAGATGGGCAGTGGCACCGATCCCGCCGAGGGCGGTGCGCTCGCGCAGGCGATCCTGGTCGAGCTGACACGCCGCCGCACGCTCACGGTCGCAACCACGCACCTCGGGCAGCTCAAGCTGCTCGCGGGCGAGGAGCCGGGCGTGGTGAACGCGTCGCTGCAGTTCGACGCGGCGGAGCTGCGGCCGACGTATCGGCTGCAGAAGGGCGTGCCCGGCCGCAGCTACGGGCTCGCGATCGCGAAGCGGCTCGGCTTTCCGGCGCCGCTGCTCGGGCGCGCCGAGGAGTACCTGCCGAGTGCGGAACGCGACGTCTCCCACCTGCTGCTCGAGCTGGAGGAGAAGGAGCGCGCGCTCGCAGGCTCACTGGCCGAGACGCGTTCGGCGCGTGCGGACGCGATGCACCTGCGCACGCAGCTGGAGCAGCGCGAGTCGGAGCTGAAGCGACGCGAGCAGGACGCGGAGCGGCGCGCCCGGCAGCAGGCGCGGGACCTGCTCCTCAGCGCGCGCGAAGAGGTGGAATCCGCGATCAGCGAGCTGCGCGAGGCGGCCGCGGCCGCGACGTCGCATGCGGAGCTGGAGGAAGCGATCCGCGCGGCGCGCCGCCGGGTCGAGCAGCGGGCGCAGAAGCAGGCGGAGCGGATGCCGGACGAGCCGGCGATGGCGCCGGCGCGCAGGCAGCCGCAGGACCTCGAGGTCGGCTCGCGCGTGCGCATCGCCGCGACCGGGGCGGAGGGCGTGGTGGTCGAGCTGCGCGATGGGCGTGCGGTCGTCGAGGCGGGCGGTGTGCGGCTGCAGGTCGCGACGCGCGGCCTCGAGGTGCTGCGCGCGCAGCACGCGCAGCCGGCGCGGCCGCAGCAGCGCGGCGGCTGGAGTGCGGCGGATGTCGATGCGTCACCCGAAGTCGATCTGCGCGGCATGCGCGCGGACGAGGCGGTCGGTGTGCTCACCCGTGCTCTCGACAACGCGATCCTGGCGGGACTGCCGTCCCTGCGCATCATCCATGGCAAGGGCACCGGCGCGCTGCGCGAGGTCGTGACGGATGTGCTCAAGGGGGAGCGTCGCGTGCGGGCGTTCCGAGCGGGCGGCATGGGCGAGGGTGGTGCGGGCGTGACGGTCGCGGAGCTCGGATGATTCCGGATCACCTCATCGACGAGGTACGCGACCGCGCCGACATCGTCGAGATGATCGGTGAGCTGATTCCGCTCAAGCGCGCGGGCAAGGACTTCCGCGCGCTCTGTCCGTTCCACAACGAGAAGACGCCGTCGTTCTACGTGGTCCCGTCCAAGGGCTTCTACAAGTGCTTCGGCTGCGGCGAGTCGGGCGACGTGTTCAGCTTCCTGATGAAGCAGCAGGGACTGTCGTTCACCGATGCGGTGCGCCAGGTCGCGGAGCGCGTGGGTGTCGAGATTCCGCGCTGGGAGGGACCGCGCCAGGAGGACGAGCCGCACCGCAGGCTGTACGAGGCGATCTCCTTTGCCGCCGACTTCTTCGAGCGCATGCTGCGCGAGCCGGCGGGCGAGCATGCGCTGCGGTACCTGCAGAAGCGCGAGGTCAGCGACGAGGCGATCACCCGCTTCCGCATCGGCTATGCGCCCGATGACTGGCAGGCGCTGCGCACGGCCGCGCACCAGCACGGCATCGAGGACGAGGTTCTGCTGGATGCCGGGCTGATCAAGGAGAGCGAGCGCGGCGGCGAGCCGTACGACCGGTTCCGCAACCGGCTCATGTTCTCCGTCGCGGACGTGGGCGGCCGGGTGATCGCGTTCGGCGGCCGCGTGCTCACCAGCGGCGACCAGCCCAAGTACCTCAACTCGCCCGAGACGCCCATCTTCCACAAGGGCATGCTGCTGTACGGCCTCAACTGGTCGCGCAACGCGATCCGCCGCGAGGGCGCGGCGCTGGTGGTCGAGGGCTACATGGACTACGTGGCGCTGGCCAGTCGCAACGTCGAGCACGTGGTGGCCGGCATGGGCACCGCGATGACACCGGAGCAGGCCAACCTGCTGGCGCGCTACGCGGGCCGCGCGCTGCTGCTCTACGACAGCGACACGGCCGGTGGTCGGGCGACGTTCCGCACCGCGGACGCCCTGCTCAGGGCCGGCGTCCATCCGCTCGTCGTCGCACTGCCGGCGGGCGAAGACCCGGACTCGCTCGTCCGGAAGGGCGGCGCCGCCGCCCTGCGGCCGTACCTGGACGAAGCGGTCGACGTGCTCGAGCGCAAGCTGCAGATGCTCGAGGAGCGCCACTACTTCGACGACATCGACGGCGCCCGCCGCGCGCTGGACCGCCTGCTGCCGACGATCCGTGCGACCGTCGATCCCGCGCTGCGCGACATCTATATCGGCCGCGTCGCGCAGCGGATCGGCGTGACGCGCGAGACGCTCGAGGAGGAGCTGCGTGCAGGGGGTGGCCGGGACGCGCCGGCGGGTGCGCCGGTCGAGCCGCGCAGCCGGGCGCGGCAGCGAGTGGAGCCGGTCGCCGAGGAGCTGCGTCGCCAGGACAGCGACGAGCGCCTCTTCGTGGTTCTGCTGGTCCATGATCCGGAGCGGGTGCCCGCGGCGCGCGAGCTGATCGCTCCGGCGGACCTGCGCGATCCGGTCTACCGAACGATCTACAGCGCCCTGCTGGAGGGGCGTACCGACGGGCTCGAGCCGGCTGCGCTGGAGCGGCTCGCCTCGCTGGAGAAGGACGGCTCGGACATCGTCGATGCGGATCGCAGCTTCGAGGATGCGGTTGCGAGCATCCACCGGCGGGGCTTATTTCTCCAGCTCGATGGCATCAACCTGCGCATGGCGCGAATCACAGAGGCGGACGATGCGGACGTCCTGCTCACGGAGCGGATGCGGCTGCTCGCGCAATTGAGGGCACTGCCGGCCGAGCTGGGGCACAAACGCTCGCCGCGCTACGGCAGGCTGCGCCCGCACGGCCCGGCTGAACCTACCGCACCCGACGTGGAAGATTAATGGGACCAACGCACGAGGCACTGATCGAGCTGCAGCAGATCGACGATGACATTTCGAAAGCGCAGGCACACGCCGGCGGCTTCGAAGAGCGATTCCGCGAGGTTGAAGCGCCGCTGCGGACCCTCGAGAACGAGGTCGAGGCACTGCGCACACGCGTGGGTGACCTGAAGCAGCAGATCCTGAAGCTCGAGACCGGCGCGCAGAACAAGCGGGAGCGCCAGCACGCCTACGAGCAGCACATCGAGCGGACCAAGAGCAGGATGGAGGAGGCCGCGGCCCGCGCCGAGATCGACCTGATCCGCCGCGCCACCGAGGCGGACGTCGCCGAGGCGCGCGACGTGGGCCAGGACCTGACCCGCGCGGAGCTGCGGCTCAGCGAGCTCGAGAAGCAGGTCGAGAAGGTGCGCGAGGAAGTCGCGCCGAAGCGGGATGAGCTGCAGCAGGAATTCGATGCGGCGGAATCGGAGCTCGCGACGCTGCGGGAACGTCGTGCCGGCCACGTCGAGCGAATCGACCGTGCGGCGCTCACACTCTACGAGCGCGTGCGGGGTCGCAAGGCGCGCCGCGCGCTCGCCCCGATGACGCCCGAAGGTGCGTGCGGCAACTGCTTCAACATGCTGCCGCTGCAGGAGCAGACGGAGGTCCGCCGTGAGGACGCGCTGCGGCGCTGTGAGGCCTGCGGCGTGATCCTCTACACGCAGGAGTGAGCGCGATGCACGGGCGGCGCGCACGCGTACGCGCATGCTGACGCCCGCACCGGGGCTGCGCCCCTCTCACGACCTGCCGCACGTCGAAAAGCGCTGGACGCCCCGCGCGGCCGAAGTCGATGCGGCCGCGGTCGCACACCTGCAGCAGGCGCTCCGCCTGCCACTCCCGATGTGCCGGCTCCTGGCCGGTCGCGGCCACACGGACGCCGACGCGGCGAAGCAGTTCCTGCGCCCGCGCCTCGAGCAGCTCCACGACCCGTTCGAGCTCCCTGACATCCGCCCGCTCGTCGATCGGCTGAACGCCGCGATCGAGCGGGGCGAGACGATCCTGGTGCACGGCGATTACGACGTCGACGGGGTCTGTGCGGCGGCGCTGTACACGCGCGTGCTGCGGTCGCTCGGTGCGCGCGTCGTACCGTTCGTGCCGCACCGGCTGGAGGACGGCTACGACTTCGGGCGCGCGGGTGTGCGCGCCGCGGCGGATGCGGGCGCGACGCTCGTGCTGACCGCCGACTGCGGCATCGTCGCACACGAGCCGATCGCGGCGGCACAGTCGCTCGGCATCGATGTCCTCGTCACCGACCATCACACGCCCGGCGCGACGCTGCCGCCGGCCCTGGCAGTCGTGAACCCGTGCCGGGCCGACAGCAGCTACCCGTTCCGGGCGCTGTGCGGGACCGGTGTAGCGTGGAAGGTGCTGCAGGCGCTCCTGCGCTCGCGGGGGCAGGACGCCGAGCCGCTTCGCTGGTACCTCGACCTGGTTGCGCTGGCGACGATCGCTGACCTCGTTCCGCTGCGGGACGAGAATCGCGTGCTCACCCACTACGGGCTGCGACTGCTTCCACAGACGCGCAACACCGGTCTGCGTGCGCTGCTGCGCTCGAGTGGGCTCGACTCCAGGCCGGTTGTCGCGGCCGGGCAGGTCAGCCACGTGCTCGCGCCGCGCATCAATGCGGTCGGTCGCATGGGCGCCGCAGCCCGGGCACTCGAGCTGCTGACCACGGATGACGCCGCCCGGGCCGCGCAGCTCGCGGCGATCTCGGAGTCCGAGAACGACACGCGCCGCGCAACCGATCGCGCGACGCTCGAGCAGGCGCTCGAGCAGCTCGCGGAGAACTTCGATCCGGAGCGCGACTACGCGGTGGTGCTCGCGGCGGAGGGCTGGCATCCCGGCGTCATCGGCATCGTCGCCTCGCGCGTCGTCGAACAGGTGCACCGGCCTGCCGTGCTGATCGCGCTCGATGGCGAGACCGGCCGCGGCAGCGCGCGCTCCATCCCCGGCTTCGATCTGTACGCAGGCATTCACTGCTGCGGCGCGCTGCTCGAGCGCTACGGCGGCCACAGGCAGGCTGCCGGCCTCGAGGTGCGGCGCGAGCAGGTCACGGCGCTGCGCACTGCACTCAACGAGCACGCCCGCAGCGTGCTCCGCCCCGACGACCTCGTGCCCCTGCTGCACTACGACCTCGAGATCACGCTGGACGAGGCGACGCACGAGCTGCACCGGCTGCTGCGGCACGCCGGCCCGCACGGCCTCGGCAACCCGGCACCCGTTTTCGTTGCGCGCGGCGTGGATGCCGGCGCTCGCATGCGCGTCGTCGGTGACGGGCACGTCAAGCTGCGGTTGCGACAGAACGGTGCGACCTTCGATGCGATCGGGTTCCGCCAGGCCGCGCGCGTGCAGCAGCTCGATCTCCGGGCCCCGCTCGACATCGCGTTCCAGCTGCACGAGGACGTCTGGAACGGCAGTGAGCGGCTGCAGCTCCGGCTGCTCGACGTCCGCGCTGCATGAGGATCATCGCGGGCCGCTGGCGCGGGCATCCGCTCACGACGCCGGGCGGCCAGCGCACGCGTCCCACCACCGACCGCGTGCGCGAAGCATGGATGAGCGTGCTGCAGCACGACCTGCCGGGCGCGCGCGTGCTGGACCTGTTTGCCGGCTCGGGCGCGC
This genomic window from Longimicrobiales bacterium contains:
- a CDS encoding HIT domain-containing protein, giving the protein MFVAARAIAREQGVAEDGYRVVVNTNAGAGQTVFHIHMHLLGGRGLRWPPG
- a CDS encoding GatB/YqeY domain-containing protein, yielding MAGSLKDRLREDLNVARRARDKARTLVLTTTLSEVRNREIELGRDAEDEDVQQVVQRAVKRRREAAEQMRAGNREDLALREDQEAELLAKYLPAQLSEDEVRELVRAAIAGGADNVGAVMGRIMPSIKGVFDGREANRIVREELG
- a CDS encoding endonuclease MutS2, with the protein product MNEHALSVLQLPETLGVVAGYASSPLGAEAVRALTPSDALAWIEPELRRVHQMVGFLLRIDDWAVPALPDLRVPLRKLAVEGSVWEPGALRDAVVLLRSSRETRRVVLQHADHFPLLAELAGPLLRREDLEDAISSAIDDGGAVRDSASRELARLRREIRGARSRIVEKLEQYMQSLPARFQVTDASVTIRDGRYVVPVRREARAEVGGLVHDESATGATLFVEPPLALELMNRLRELEIAEAREVQRILRELTDRIRPHRAELVATLEALVALDSLFARARYALNVNGARPTMLPAGTAEYQVVRGYHPLLRATGVDVVPFDLRMENDERTLLVSGPNTGGKTVLLKAVGLISALAQCGIIPPVGEGTRLPLFTDVFADIGDEQSIEASLSTFSAHLVNLREILESATAQSLVLIDEMGSGTDPAEGGALAQAILVELTRRRTLTVATTHLGQLKLLAGEEPGVVNASLQFDAAELRPTYRLQKGVPGRSYGLAIAKRLGFPAPLLGRAEEYLPSAERDVSHLLLELEEKERALAGSLAETRSARADAMHLRTQLEQRESELKRREQDAERRARQQARDLLLSAREEVESAISELREAAAAATSHAELEEAIRAARRRVEQRAQKQAERMPDEPAMAPARRQPQDLEVGSRVRIAATGAEGVVVELRDGRAVVEAGGVRLQVATRGLEVLRAQHAQPARPQQRGGWSAADVDASPEVDLRGMRADEAVGVLTRALDNAILAGLPSLRIIHGKGTGALREVVTDVLKGERRVRAFRAGGMGEGGAGVTVAELG
- the dnaG gene encoding DNA primase, whose product is MIPDHLIDEVRDRADIVEMIGELIPLKRAGKDFRALCPFHNEKTPSFYVVPSKGFYKCFGCGESGDVFSFLMKQQGLSFTDAVRQVAERVGVEIPRWEGPRQEDEPHRRLYEAISFAADFFERMLREPAGEHALRYLQKREVSDEAITRFRIGYAPDDWQALRTAAHQHGIEDEVLLDAGLIKESERGGEPYDRFRNRLMFSVADVGGRVIAFGGRVLTSGDQPKYLNSPETPIFHKGMLLYGLNWSRNAIRREGAALVVEGYMDYVALASRNVEHVVAGMGTAMTPEQANLLARYAGRALLLYDSDTAGGRATFRTADALLRAGVHPLVVALPAGEDPDSLVRKGGAAALRPYLDEAVDVLERKLQMLEERHYFDDIDGARRALDRLLPTIRATVDPALRDIYIGRVAQRIGVTRETLEEELRAGGGRDAPAGAPVEPRSRARQRVEPVAEELRRQDSDERLFVVLLVHDPERVPAARELIAPADLRDPVYRTIYSALLEGRTDGLEPAALERLASLEKDGSDIVDADRSFEDAVASIHRRGLFLQLDGINLRMARITEADDADVLLTERMRLLAQLRALPAELGHKRSPRYGRLRPHGPAEPTAPDVED
- the recJ gene encoding single-stranded-DNA-specific exonuclease RecJ; amino-acid sequence: MLTPAPGLRPSHDLPHVEKRWTPRAAEVDAAAVAHLQQALRLPLPMCRLLAGRGHTDADAAKQFLRPRLEQLHDPFELPDIRPLVDRLNAAIERGETILVHGDYDVDGVCAAALYTRVLRSLGARVVPFVPHRLEDGYDFGRAGVRAAADAGATLVLTADCGIVAHEPIAAAQSLGIDVLVTDHHTPGATLPPALAVVNPCRADSSYPFRALCGTGVAWKVLQALLRSRGQDAEPLRWYLDLVALATIADLVPLRDENRVLTHYGLRLLPQTRNTGLRALLRSSGLDSRPVVAAGQVSHVLAPRINAVGRMGAAARALELLTTDDAARAAQLAAISESENDTRRATDRATLEQALEQLAENFDPERDYAVVLAAEGWHPGVIGIVASRVVEQVHRPAVLIALDGETGRGSARSIPGFDLYAGIHCCGALLERYGGHRQAAGLEVRREQVTALRTALNEHARSVLRPDDLVPLLHYDLEITLDEATHELHRLLRHAGPHGLGNPAPVFVARGVDAGARMRVVGDGHVKLRLRQNGATFDAIGFRQAARVQQLDLRAPLDIAFQLHEDVWNGSERLQLRLLDVRAA